A stretch of the Pseudoalteromonas marina genome encodes the following:
- the truA gene encoding tRNA pseudouridine(38-40) synthase TruA yields MRVALGVEYNGARYSGWQRQSHVNSVQQEVEKALSSICNHPVEIVCAGRTDAGVHGTGQVVHFETNASREMVAFTMGMNTLLPKDIAIRFAQPVAEDFHARFSATARRYRYVIYNYPYRGAVMNEGVTHFHHKLDEKVMQEACQHLIGEHDFTSFRALHCQANTAKRTIHHLSVQRQGDYVVIDIKANAFLHHMVRNITGCLMDIGLHKHQPIWLKELLDVKERAKASATAKAAGLYLVDVDYPEQFNIPKTPLGPLFLPDVDI; encoded by the coding sequence ATGCGAGTAGCACTTGGGGTTGAATATAATGGCGCACGTTATAGTGGTTGGCAGCGTCAATCGCACGTAAATAGCGTACAACAAGAAGTAGAAAAGGCGCTGTCGAGTATCTGTAACCACCCAGTTGAAATTGTGTGTGCAGGGCGAACTGACGCAGGAGTGCATGGAACAGGCCAAGTTGTTCATTTTGAAACCAATGCATCTCGTGAAATGGTCGCGTTTACTATGGGTATGAACACTTTGCTACCTAAAGATATTGCTATTCGATTTGCTCAACCTGTTGCAGAAGACTTTCATGCACGTTTTAGTGCAACCGCAAGAAGGTATCGCTACGTTATTTATAACTATCCATACCGTGGAGCAGTTATGAACGAGGGTGTTACTCATTTCCATCACAAGCTAGATGAAAAGGTAATGCAAGAGGCGTGTCAGCATTTAATTGGTGAGCATGACTTTACATCATTCAGAGCATTACACTGCCAAGCTAATACCGCTAAACGTACAATTCATCACTTATCTGTTCAGCGCCAAGGTGATTACGTTGTAATTGATATTAAGGCGAATGCATTTTTGCATCATATGGTGCGTAATATAACCGGTTGCTTAATGGATATTGGCTTACACAAGCACCAACCTATATGGTTAAAAGAACTATTAGATGTTAAAGAGCGTGCAAAAGCGAGTGCAACAGCTAAAGCCGCTGGTTTGTATTTAGTCGATGTTGATTACCCAGAGCAGTTTAATATTCCTAAAACCCCACTAGGGCCATTATTTTTACCTGATGTTGATATTTAG
- a CDS encoding FimV/HubP family polar landmark protein, whose protein sequence is MRGLAILIILASALVVTPVYTQDSTQLKGPKGVDYGAQGRSIGPIKPTDTLWRIAVKVRPDNSVSIYQVMQALYNKNPDSFLDQNLNHMRSGAYLKIPTLSEIRRVNTQLARQRSEQDDELWEKKKNGTLTQTEITSAQTQVTQARKVDVDDAKKELQKEIKEIKTDQTNKLVELQQQFKSSVTNVEEILVENNNLKKQLTGISKELENVRQQLGQDSEIQLQLKELILKQNEIIAQQKAKEVEPQSSFDLLALLSNPIVLGLLMFIPGLLIIFAIVMFLRKRKGNQEESQADDEFLPQTPTYSNEDDLATDPLDDPIIPDPLDDLSVQLDDHLEGDMLPDDDLLEDDSDELDDSDNLLDQDELEGLLSDDIVFDDESDEDDEVDIFTQQGFDDSADDSLDDIDLDLDQEPSGTDDILSNDDLDSLFDEDDSLPEFDSPAEKEPQSDSLESNDEMAALSEELATDDFDIDDLLDQTSAEPVDTSDKTSEESDDFDLDDIDSLIDEANDDSANETPTDTLVEESDDFDLDDIDSLIDEANDDSANETQTESLVEKSDDFDLDDIDSLIDEANEDSVNEAQTDELVEESDDFDLDDIDSLIDEANEDSVNEAQTDELVEESDDFDLDDIDSLIDEADEDSVSEAQTESLVEESDDFDLDDIDSLIDEADGDSVSEAQTESLVEESDDFDLDDIDSLIDEANEDSVNEAQTDELVEESDDFDLDDIDSLIDEADENSANETQTDELVEESDDFDLDNIDSLIDEADEDSVSEAQTESLVEESDDFDLDDIDSLIDEADEDSVSEAQTESLVEESDDFDLDDIDSLIDEADEDSVSEAQTESLVEESDDFDLDDIDSLIDEADDDSANETLTESLVEENDDIDTALAGSVDDLADAQEELNVDDVESLASALIDESESESESESENESEDEPELVEEPELKEEPELAEEPELEEEPELEEEPELEEEPELEEEPELVEEPELAEEPELLEEPELEDEPELEEEPALEEEPALEEELEPNEVLEDFGADDFTDTSDTLLDPEDLLDEYNDDALQSVDELLNELQQPEDSEYVESPDWTLDDLDDEIEEVEVDLGDDPLAEDTDSDLSLEDELLETESITPSEELDDYPELEIAEDQGAETQEATNNEGENVVSQTEKDLADSTSKGADLSNFDEELDDEPHATADFDEAPIIDDNELLAVGDAEEFATKEEHNELDDDGEFAEEVSDFSDNDIDVLADEELDSELSPSQTEQELSQALSSSIDLNSLEDDFDDEPLIDSEFEQSDSGLDTNSESEEPLPEITDEALLSQEDFDDSQVDLAGLDADLEFDSVNAEDFEELVSETPDGDSDNDEELDGLNLDEVVSDTTIDETLDAGLEPELSPSQTEQELSQALSSNIDLDSLEDDFDDEPLIDSDFDESSLEPEINEEANVLVPEDTDEDSLLGADLEFDSVGVEGVEEQVLETPPNDIERTDTKEFEQDLDDGGSAIAQEVDIEHEPELSPSQTEQELSQALSSNFDLDSLEDDFDNEPLLDNEFDESELVLEANDEIEVSASEASDEKQFLEENLEYSQNDLAETGVDLELDPLPVEIDEVPVSDDDADSTDLPNSVEFESSDLGIEQTVDDELDELDELDELDELDELDSELEINDEVEGSIAQVSDDAVSSEEVEELLPNRPNNGADFSGSGEDNSEITSDDTLASELDNNEADNQNSAEDDIDSAGTNFNDDLLIDEFNELDGELDNLNDLNDDTLDDLLTESNNADADYLAPDSSVGLDNPAFISESDDEINEQTNVDREAELTQVNSQGDTNLVSDEALDDEFMADLSETDFDSLLNELAAPDELAIEDSSEFDVDFDSLLKEDLVDEEVFNHKEPVPEDAKPLGEDDFVDIDSLLEQSDDAELEHEPYNDVNIDLGLSEFDALLAGDNPTDVDAESGGYSAKLDLARAYIEIDDFDSALKVIEDVIAKGPEEVQEEALSLQAKLQQ, encoded by the coding sequence ATGCGCGGTTTGGCTATACTTATAATATTAGCGTCTGCACTGGTAGTAACGCCTGTATATACACAAGATAGTACCCAATTAAAGGGGCCTAAAGGCGTTGACTATGGTGCTCAAGGGCGGTCTATTGGTCCGATTAAACCCACCGATACACTTTGGCGCATAGCCGTAAAAGTGCGTCCAGATAACTCTGTAAGTATTTATCAAGTTATGCAGGCCTTGTATAACAAAAACCCCGACTCATTTTTAGATCAAAACCTCAATCATATGCGAAGTGGGGCCTATTTAAAAATACCCACTTTATCTGAAATTAGACGTGTGAATACTCAACTAGCTAGGCAGCGTTCTGAGCAAGATGACGAGTTATGGGAAAAGAAAAAAAACGGAACACTTACACAAACTGAAATAACATCAGCTCAAACACAAGTTACACAAGCGCGTAAAGTTGATGTAGACGACGCCAAAAAAGAGTTACAAAAAGAAATAAAAGAAATCAAAACCGACCAAACTAATAAATTAGTTGAGTTACAGCAACAGTTTAAAAGTTCAGTAACAAATGTTGAAGAGATTTTAGTTGAGAATAATAACCTTAAAAAACAGCTGACTGGAATTTCTAAAGAGCTCGAAAATGTTCGCCAACAATTAGGGCAAGATAGTGAAATACAGCTGCAGCTAAAGGAATTAATACTTAAACAAAATGAAATAATTGCCCAGCAAAAAGCTAAAGAGGTTGAACCTCAAAGCAGTTTTGACTTACTAGCCTTGTTGTCAAACCCTATTGTGCTTGGGCTGTTAATGTTCATTCCCGGATTATTGATTATCTTTGCAATTGTTATGTTTCTTCGTAAAAGAAAAGGCAATCAAGAAGAGTCTCAAGCAGATGATGAATTTTTACCGCAAACTCCAACTTATTCTAATGAGGATGACTTAGCAACTGATCCACTTGATGACCCAATCATTCCAGATCCATTGGATGACTTGAGCGTTCAATTAGATGATCACCTCGAAGGTGACATGCTTCCAGATGATGATTTATTAGAAGATGACTCAGACGAACTTGATGATTCAGATAACTTACTTGATCAAGACGAGTTAGAAGGCCTTCTTAGCGACGATATTGTTTTTGATGATGAAAGTGACGAAGACGATGAAGTCGATATTTTCACGCAACAAGGATTTGACGACAGTGCTGATGATAGCTTGGACGATATTGATTTAGATTTAGACCAAGAACCGTCTGGCACTGATGATATTTTAAGTAATGATGACTTAGATAGCCTATTTGACGAAGATGACAGCTTACCTGAGTTTGATTCACCAGCAGAAAAAGAGCCACAAAGTGATAGTTTAGAATCTAACGATGAAATGGCAGCATTGAGCGAAGAGCTTGCGACCGATGATTTTGATATAGATGATTTACTTGATCAAACGAGTGCCGAACCAGTAGACACGTCTGATAAAACTTCTGAAGAAAGTGACGATTTTGACTTAGACGATATCGACAGCTTAATTGATGAAGCAAATGATGATTCAGCTAATGAAACGCCAACGGATACGTTAGTTGAAGAAAGTGATGACTTTGATTTGGACGATATCGACAGCTTAATTGATGAAGCAAATGATGATTCAGCTAATGAAACGCAAACAGAGTCGTTAGTTGAAAAAAGTGATGACTTTGATTTGGACGATATCGACAGCTTAATTGATGAAGCAAATGAAGATTCCGTAAATGAAGCGCAAACTGATGAGTTAGTTGAAGAAAGTGATGACTTTGATTTGGACGATATCGACAGTTTAATCGATGAAGCAAATGAAGATTCCGTAAATGAAGCGCAAACTGATGAGTTAGTTGAAGAAAGCGATGACTTTGATTTGGACGATATCGACAGCTTAATTGATGAAGCAGATGAAGATTCCGTAAGTGAAGCGCAAACAGAGTCGTTAGTTGAAGAAAGCGATGACTTTGATTTGGACGATATCGACAGCTTAATTGATGAAGCAGATGGAGATTCCGTAAGTGAAGCGCAAACAGAGTCGTTAGTTGAAGAAAGCGATGACTTTGATTTGGACGATATCGACAGCTTAATTGATGAAGCAAATGAAGATTCCGTAAATGAAGCGCAAACTGATGAGTTAGTTGAAGAAAGCGATGACTTTGATTTGGACGATATCGACAGCTTAATTGATGAAGCAGATGAAAATTCAGCTAATGAAACGCAAACTGATGAGTTAGTCGAGGAAAGCGATGACTTTGATTTGGACAATATCGACAGCTTAATTGATGAAGCAGATGAAGATTCCGTAAGTGAAGCGCAAACAGAGTCGTTAGTTGAAGAAAGCGATGACTTTGATTTGGACGATATCGACAGCTTAATTGATGAAGCAGATGAAGATTCCGTAAGTGAAGCGCAAACAGAGTCGTTAGTTGAAGAAAGCGATGACTTTGATTTGGACGATATCGACAGCTTAATTGATGAAGCAGATGAAGATTCCGTAAGTGAAGCGCAAACAGAGTCGTTAGTTGAAGAAAGCGATGACTTTGATTTGGATGACATCGACAGCTTAATTGATGAAGCAGATGACGATTCAGCTAATGAAACGCTAACAGAGTCGTTAGTCGAAGAAAACGATGACATTGATACTGCTTTGGCCGGTTCTGTCGATGATTTAGCTGATGCACAAGAAGAGTTAAATGTTGATGATGTCGAATCTTTAGCTTCAGCTTTGATTGATGAATCTGAATCTGAATCTGAATCTGAATCGGAGAATGAGTCTGAAGATGAGCCAGAGCTTGTAGAGGAGCCCGAGCTTAAAGAAGAGCCAGAGCTTGCAGAAGAGCCAGAGCTTGAAGAAGAGCCTGAGCTTGAAGAGGAGCCAGAGCTTGAAGAAGAGCCCGAGCTTGAAGAGGAGCCAGAGCTTGTAGAGGAGCCAGAGCTTGCAGAAGAGCCTGAGCTTTTAGAGGAGCCAGAGCTTGAAGATGAGCCAGAGCTTGAAGAGGAGCCAGCACTTGAAGAGGAGCCAGCACTTGAAGAAGAGCTAGAGCCTAATGAAGTGCTTGAAGACTTTGGGGCCGATGATTTTACAGACACATCAGACACGCTTTTAGATCCAGAAGATTTACTAGATGAATATAACGATGATGCGTTGCAAAGTGTAGACGAACTCTTAAATGAATTACAACAACCAGAAGACTCAGAATACGTAGAAAGCCCTGATTGGACACTTGATGATCTGGACGATGAAATTGAAGAGGTTGAAGTTGATCTAGGTGATGATCCATTAGCAGAAGACACAGACTCTGATTTATCCCTTGAGGATGAATTACTAGAAACAGAATCAATAACGCCTAGTGAAGAGTTAGACGATTACCCTGAGTTAGAAATAGCTGAAGATCAAGGGGCTGAAACGCAAGAGGCTACTAACAATGAAGGTGAAAATGTTGTTAGTCAAACAGAAAAAGATTTAGCTGACTCTACTTCTAAGGGCGCAGACTTGAGTAACTTTGACGAGGAACTTGATGATGAGCCCCATGCCACTGCTGATTTTGATGAAGCCCCAATAATTGATGACAATGAGCTATTGGCGGTAGGCGATGCTGAAGAATTCGCGACAAAAGAAGAGCATAATGAATTAGATGATGACGGAGAGTTTGCAGAAGAGGTTTCAGATTTTTCGGATAATGATATCGATGTGCTGGCTGATGAAGAACTTGATTCAGAACTATCACCAAGTCAAACAGAGCAAGAATTATCACAAGCGCTCTCATCAAGTATTGATTTAAATAGCCTAGAAGATGACTTTGACGATGAGCCGTTAATCGATAGTGAGTTTGAACAGTCAGATTCTGGACTTGATACTAATTCAGAAAGTGAAGAACCACTACCAGAAATTACAGATGAAGCATTGTTATCGCAAGAGGACTTTGATGATTCACAGGTTGATTTAGCAGGGTTAGACGCCGACTTAGAATTTGATTCTGTCAATGCAGAAGACTTTGAGGAGCTTGTTTCAGAGACGCCAGATGGTGATTCTGATAACGACGAAGAGCTAGATGGATTAAATTTAGATGAAGTTGTTAGTGATACCACAATTGATGAAACTTTAGATGCAGGCCTAGAGCCAGAACTATCACCAAGTCAAACAGAGCAAGAACTATCGCAAGCGCTCTCATCAAATATTGATTTAGATAGCTTAGAAGATGATTTTGATGATGAGCCATTAATTGATAGCGATTTTGACGAGTCAAGTTTAGAGCCTGAAATTAATGAAGAAGCCAACGTTTTAGTCCCAGAGGATACGGACGAAGATTCATTACTAGGCGCTGATTTAGAGTTTGATTCAGTGGGTGTCGAAGGCGTTGAAGAGCAAGTTTTAGAAACGCCCCCAAACGACATTGAGAGAACGGATACTAAAGAATTTGAACAAGATTTAGATGATGGCGGCAGTGCGATTGCTCAGGAAGTCGACATTGAGCATGAACCAGAATTATCACCAAGCCAAACAGAGCAAGAACTATCGCAAGCACTTTCATCAAATTTTGATTTAGATAGCCTAGAGGATGACTTTGATAATGAACCATTACTTGATAATGAGTTTGATGAATCAGAGTTAGTGCTAGAAGCTAATGACGAGATTGAAGTATCAGCGTCTGAAGCTTCTGATGAAAAACAATTTTTAGAAGAAAACCTTGAATACTCACAAAACGATTTAGCAGAAACCGGTGTTGATTTAGAACTTGATCCTTTACCTGTTGAAATAGATGAGGTGCCAGTTTCAGATGATGACGCTGATAGCACTGATTTACCTAATAGCGTAGAGTTTGAATCATCTGATTTAGGCATCGAGCAAACTGTTGATGATGAACTAGATGAACTAGATGAACTAGATGAACTAGATGAACTAGATGAGCTAGATTCTGAGCTTGAAATCAATGACGAGGTTGAGGGATCAATTGCTCAAGTTAGCGATGATGCGGTTTCATCAGAAGAAGTTGAAGAGCTACTTCCTAATAGACCGAATAATGGTGCTGATTTCTCAGGTTCAGGTGAAGATAATAGTGAAATAACCAGTGACGATACGTTAGCTTCAGAGCTTGATAACAACGAAGCTGATAATCAAAATTCAGCTGAAGATGATATAGACAGCGCGGGAACTAACTTTAATGACGACCTGTTAATTGATGAATTTAATGAACTAGATGGTGAGCTCGACAATCTTAACGACTTAAACGATGACACTCTTGATGATTTACTCACAGAGTCGAATAACGCTGATGCGGACTATTTAGCGCCTGATAGCAGCGTTGGGCTAGACAATCCAGCATTTATAAGTGAATCGGACGATGAAATAAATGAACAAACTAATGTTGATCGTGAAGCTGAACTAACTCAAGTTAACTCTCAGGGTGATACTAACCTTGTATCAGATGAAGCACTTGATGATGAATTTATGGCTGATTTAAGTGAAACCGATTTCGATTCATTGCTCAATGAGTTAGCCGCTCCCGATGAACTTGCTATAGAAGATAGCAGCGAGTTTGATGTTGACTTTGATTCTTTATTGAAAGAAGACTTAGTTGATGAAGAAGTCTTCAATCATAAAGAGCCAGTCCCTGAAGACGCAAAACCTTTAGGTGAAGACGATTTTGTAGATATTGACTCATTACTTGAGCAAAGTGACGATGCTGAACTTGAGCATGAGCCTTACAATGACGTAAATATAGATTTAGGTTTAAGTGAGTTTGATGCATTGCTTGCTGGTGATAATCCAACAGACGTTGATGCTGAGAGTGGAGGTTATTCCGCTAAGTTGGATTTAGCACGTGCCTATATTGAAATTGACGACTTCGATTCCGCGCTTAAGGTGATTGAAGACGTAATAGCAAAAGGGCCTGAAGAAGTTCAAGAAGAAGCGCTTAGTTTGCAAGCAAAATTACAACAATAG
- a CDS encoding aspartate-semialdehyde dehydrogenase gives MSQKYNVAVLGATGLVGRQIIETLADRKFPVDQLFLLASSRSAGEDIKFRGETIEVQDVEGFDFSQAHIGLFSAGGSVSEKYAPIAADAGCIVIDNTSHFRNDFEIPLVVPEVNASSLADFRNRNIIANPNCSTIQMMLALKPIYDAYGIDRINVSTYQAVSGAGKEAVDELAKQTANLMNARPMDNEIFPKQIAFNVIPQIDCFEDNGYTREEMKMVNETHKILGDTTIAINPTCVRVPVFFGHSESINIETRMQYDFEHVKQLLNDAPGVELIDDEGDYPTAVSDASGNDTVYVGRLRADISHPHGLNMWVVSDNTRKGAATNSVQIAEELIENYM, from the coding sequence ATGTCGCAAAAATATAACGTTGCCGTACTTGGTGCTACTGGTTTAGTAGGACGTCAAATTATCGAAACTTTAGCAGATCGTAAATTTCCGGTTGATCAGCTATTTTTGCTTGCGAGCAGCCGCAGTGCAGGTGAAGACATTAAGTTTCGTGGTGAGACAATTGAAGTACAAGACGTTGAAGGCTTTGATTTTAGCCAAGCGCATATTGGATTGTTTTCTGCCGGTGGGAGCGTCTCAGAAAAATATGCCCCAATTGCAGCCGATGCAGGTTGTATAGTTATTGATAATACCTCGCATTTTAGAAATGATTTTGAAATCCCCCTTGTTGTTCCAGAAGTGAATGCCTCAAGTCTTGCCGACTTTAGAAATCGTAATATTATTGCAAACCCAAATTGTTCGACTATTCAAATGATGTTGGCATTAAAGCCAATTTACGATGCGTATGGTATTGATCGAATAAATGTATCAACTTACCAAGCGGTATCAGGGGCTGGGAAAGAAGCTGTTGATGAGTTAGCAAAGCAAACAGCTAACTTGATGAATGCACGCCCAATGGATAATGAAATATTTCCTAAGCAAATAGCCTTTAATGTTATTCCGCAAATAGATTGCTTTGAAGATAACGGCTATACCCGCGAAGAAATGAAAATGGTAAACGAAACGCACAAAATATTAGGTGATACAACAATCGCAATAAACCCAACGTGTGTGCGTGTTCCTGTGTTTTTTGGTCATTCTGAATCTATTAATATTGAAACACGTATGCAATACGACTTCGAACACGTTAAACAGCTGTTAAATGATGCACCAGGCGTTGAGCTAATTGACGATGAAGGTGATTATCCAACAGCGGTTTCCGATGCCAGTGGCAACGATACTGTATATGTTGGCCGTTTGCGCGCTGATATTTCACACCCTCATGGCTTAAATATGTGGGTTGTTAGTGATAATACCCGCAAGGGTGCTGCAACCAATAGTGTTCAAATAGCTGAAGAGTTAATAGAAAATTATATGTAA
- a CDS encoding 4-phosphoerythronate dehydrogenase: MKILADQNMPLVEQYFSDFGEVERFDGRNLKPDQLIDVEVLLTRSVTNVTSELLAKANKLSFVGTATIGIDHIDTDLLQDKNIAFTSAPGCNAVAVAEYVISSLFALSQENARPLTGQTIGIVGVGSIGSCLAKKLKALNVKLLLCDPLKHAQGLLNEHVELDELLAQSDIVTFHVPLVKKGPHKTLHMMDKVRLNALKPGTTIINASRGDVIDNSALLDLMEAGADLDLVLDVWENEPNILTDLLAHVRYASVHIAGHTLEGKARGTQMLYQKLCELKGVEASKSLTDFLPVPAITQVVIAESFTEQDIARLVHTIYDVRRDDGILLRHLESDGFDSLRKNYPVRREFSTLTVKGDGSQLAALGQLGFKLTN, translated from the coding sequence ATGAAAATTCTTGCCGATCAAAACATGCCTTTAGTTGAGCAGTACTTTTCAGATTTTGGTGAGGTTGAGCGGTTTGATGGACGTAACTTAAAACCTGACCAACTGATAGACGTAGAAGTATTACTCACACGATCAGTTACCAATGTTACTAGTGAGCTATTAGCAAAAGCGAATAAATTAAGTTTTGTTGGTACTGCGACTATTGGTATCGACCATATTGATACAGATCTTTTACAAGACAAAAACATCGCTTTTACAAGTGCTCCAGGGTGTAATGCTGTTGCTGTTGCAGAGTACGTTATTAGTAGTTTATTTGCATTAAGCCAAGAAAATGCCCGCCCATTAACAGGCCAAACTATTGGCATAGTAGGGGTCGGGAGTATTGGCAGTTGTTTGGCTAAAAAGTTAAAAGCATTAAATGTAAAGCTGCTTTTGTGCGATCCATTAAAACATGCACAAGGGTTATTGAATGAGCATGTAGAGTTAGATGAACTACTTGCACAATCAGATATTGTAACTTTCCATGTGCCACTTGTTAAAAAAGGGCCACATAAAACACTTCACATGATGGATAAAGTAAGGCTTAACGCCTTAAAACCGGGTACTACGATAATTAATGCCAGCCGAGGGGATGTTATTGACAATAGTGCTTTACTAGATTTAATGGAAGCAGGGGCTGATTTAGATTTAGTGCTTGATGTGTGGGAAAATGAACCTAATATTTTAACAGACTTACTTGCACATGTACGCTATGCCAGTGTGCATATTGCAGGCCATACACTTGAAGGCAAGGCCAGAGGCACACAAATGCTTTACCAAAAGCTGTGTGAGCTTAAAGGCGTTGAGGCTTCAAAATCTTTAACCGATTTTTTGCCCGTACCAGCTATAACGCAAGTGGTTATTGCTGAGAGTTTTACAGAGCAAGACATCGCACGTTTAGTGCACACAATTTACGATGTAAGAAGGGATGATGGGATTTTACTTCGTCATCTAGAGTCGGATGGTTTTGATAGTTTACGTAAAAACTATCCTGTAAGAAGAGAATTTAGCACCTTAACCGTTAAAGGTGATGGCTCGCAGTTAGCTGCCTTAGGTCAACTTGGTTTTAAACTAACCAACTAA